The window TTTTCTCGGTGGTTGAATCCCCCAATTCCATTAGTGAGGCATGCACTTCTGTAGGGGTTGCCAAGTATGGTAGGGCAATTGGATTGGATGAGAAGATCAAAGTGGACTTAATTGTTATTGGCTCTGTTGCTGTTCATCCCAAAACTGGTGCTCGACTTGGCAAGGGGGAGGTACCATCTCCTTTCCAGTTTTAGAGATAGAATCCTAATTTAGGCTAAAGTTTGTGCCTTTAATCTTGCTCCGGATCACAGATATAAATTATAATGCCTAGTTTGCAATAGGTAATTTTGAATGTTGAAAGTGCAGGGATTTGCGGAACTTGAATATGGGATGCTACGCTATATGGGAGCCATTGATGACTCAACGCCTGTAGTCACCTCTGGTAGCTCCAATTGTTCATATTCTTCAAATTCATGATATGCTTAAATTTTGTCAACAACTGTTAAAGAAAGAAGCATTAGTTACAAGATTTTGCATAAGATAATCAAGGTTGTTCTTGTTCCGGATTGCATCATCTCATACATAACTGTTGTATTTATTATAATTGGTATTACAGTGCATGATTGCCAATTGGTAGATGATATTCCAGTAGAGAAATTGCTGATCCATGATGTTCCTGTAGACATCATATGCACTCCAACACAAGTTATATTCACTAACACAACCATTCCCAAGCCTCAAGGTTTGTGTTTTTGCTAGTTCAAATCTACAATagtttttattttgctttttcatCGCATCAAGTTTCATTTGGGTTATAGGGATCTATTGGGATAAATTGTCGCCTGAGAAGCTCAGCCAAATACGAATACTGAGAGAGCTGAAGCGCAGAATCGAACGAGAGACTGGACAGAAACTTCCTACCGGACCATCTGAAAGACTACCCCCTACAGCACACAGGAGAAGGCAATGACTTTCTATTTAGAATCAAAAGTCAAGCTCTTTCATAATTTAATCTTTGATATGCATTTGTATATTATGAAAAGCTTCAAGAATTTGGACAAAAAAAGAAGTCTGGAGGTGAATTGTGATAATGAGAATTTATAAACAAAATGTATTCTAGGCTCCCGGTAACTTACACTATGATTGAAATTATATTAACAAAATTAAGAATCATCTGCTGGAGTAGCTCAGTTGGTTAGAGCGTGTGGCTGTTAACCACAAGGTCAAAGGTTCGACCCCTTTCTCTAGCGATACTTTTAATTTCAAATTATGTTTTGTTTGATTTAGATTTAATGTTATTGTAATACCTTAGGGCTTTTTTTATAGCATAAAATAAAGTTTAGATGTCATAATATTTACTGCAAGTACTGTGAATCTATTTTTTCCTAAATCCTAATATAAGCTTTAAGCCATATTATCGGTTACGTTATGCCCCCATCTACGAGGATTTGGGCATATTTTTAGACAACAAATGACATTTTACATGGAACTTTTCACATAATCTCCAATGAAACAAGCAAATTTATAGGAATCAGCCAGTAATTTTCCGGTTTGTTGGGTGGGAACTTTTCACATATTAACAACTGTTAAACTCTATTTATTTAAATAGAACCTAGCCTACAATTGGgtaatctctttttttttatcgatCATCCCCATCCATTATAGTGTGGAATTTCTCCAAATTAGACGTGCAGAATTCACATATAAGAGGTACTTCAATTTCTGTATTTGCTATGACTCAGACTGAAATTTGGATGACTTTATccggcttaatacatcataactttcaaagtgtccagATAGCCCCCTCaccttgcataaaatgttcaattagccttttgaatttgtgtaaaatgtaatcaattgatcactcaaagtaagttaaatgcggaagatgtattccacatattttagaatgttgttacataattcaaaaatagattaaaaaagaagttattacttactcaactataaaacttgtcttctctaatattagaaccacatACCTCTAgtttgattgttttactttttttaagacgcgtggAATTATGTAACAAGATTTTAAAATACATGGAATACATCTtttgcatttaacttactttttactTTCAGAAGGCTAAATGAACATTTTATGAAAGTTGAGGAGGCTATCAggactttgaaagttcaaggaaCCAATCAacttttttggacaaattcatgaagcaaatgatgtattaagcctctttatcctaaaaaaaattgtagCTCCATACAAAGGTCTAGATCTAATAGATTTTTTTGGCAACAGCGAATGCTCGAGCTCCGTCTCAGTCCCTACTTCAATGATCAATTAATCACCAAATGGGTATTAGCTTAATTCAATCATAAgaatgtattttaaaaaaatcaataaataactaaaCACTGAAATTGAACATCTCTGGAAACTGGAGAGAAGATAGAGAAAAAAGAGAAGGAAAAGGAACAGAAAAGAAATGATGAGAAAGAAAATGAAAGGAAAGAGGGAATAGAATAGAAGAGGAGAAATTATTAGAATCACCGGATCTTCCGGTTGCCCAATATAAGAAGTCATAGAATAGACTTAAGAGCAGGTGACATGAAAGACAAAGATAATACAATATAACACACCATTAACAGAATAGGCATTGGAGATAGATTACAGCCACATGTACAACCAACAAAACAATGCTACACTTTCTCTCCCCTTTCCTACTTTCCAAAATTGATGCAAATAAGGACAGGACCCCTTCCCTACTCTCTAAGTTCTCATACTAAGAATAACCAGTACAATTATAGATAAGAGCAGCAAGGATGATTCAgccaaaaaaacaaaagaaaaggcaGTATCAAAATAAGCAACAACTGTTACAAGGAAACTTTTGCGATGCACCAATAAATTAAAATCCTAAACTTTTGAGAAAATTCATATCCATTTTCTTTTATGAGTTTTCCCTAATTGATTGAAGCTGGGAGAAGGAAATCCGAATAATTGATCCCCCAAGCGAACTAGCATGCTTGCATACCAGGGCTTCCGTCGCCTGCTCCTCTGTTTCAAACAGAACAAGGGCTTGCTTCTTtccattcatctcaaacagtttCGTATTCACAATCGGACCATGTTCCTCTAAGTGGATCACTATCTCCTCTTCTGTGATGTCCTGGGGTAAAGTTGATAGGTGGATCATCTTTGTCGGTGAACAGCAATACCTGTAGTTCTTTGCAGCATTTCGGTTGAACCGGTTCAGACTTGAGTTCACATATTCATGAGTATCAGCACCTTGTGTTATGTTTGGATGCTTTGAAAAGTTCACCTCTATTCTTTTCCCAAAAAGCATAGCACCCTGTTCCCCATTAAAAAAGTCAAGTTTCCAACACAACAAAGGACCTTTATGCATATTGAGCCTCTTATGCTATGTACCAGAATAACTTgtaaaatataaaaagtaaaaaaggtTTATGGGAAATATAAGTGTAAAAAGTTTTATGGAGAAGACCTTCAAAAAATGAACTGCCAATTCAGCCTGAAAACCATCTCCCATCTGAACAAGTGCATGATCAGGTTTATTGCGGAGCAGTTTAATCCTCATAATGTTTCCATAGAGAGAAAACAGGTTGAAAAGCTTATCCTCATCTACACTCTGAGCACAGGAAAGTATTTTATCATAATTATCACATGATTTAACGACTTTGAAATTCACAACAGACCAAAAAAAGTATAGCTTACTTACATCAGGATTTAAGTTGGACACAAGAACTGTACACCTATCGTTTGTCCCACTAATTCCTGGTGGTAAACCTCCTCCAAAGGCAGCAGCAATTGCAGCCGCATTGGCCACCTAAATTATCAAAATGGTGGGCCGGTAAATCCAGTAGTACTACAATCTGAATGGCTGAAAACATTTAAATAATTCTAGAAACCAAAGCAAGCCATCCTGATAGGAGCAAACCACTAAAACCACGCTATAACATGAAAAATCCTAGCAATATAGAGTGCGCTTACATATTGGATGTGATATAAACTCAGTATAAGTATGAGTTTAATCTACagtaaaagggcggcccggtcgcactacgcgtccccgctgagcgagggtccggggaggggtcccaccacaagggtgtactaggggcaagccttcccctgccaatttatttggcaagaggccgctcctaagactcgaacccgtgacctcttggtcacacgacaacaacgtttaccgttgcgccaaggctcgccctctgaGTTTAATCTACAGTAACGCACAAAATAAAGATCAGAATTGTAAGGCATCCTTTTGAGCCTTCCAATTTTCTTTCCCTCCATTTTATGTAAGGAAGACATAAAAGAATGACTGGGAACAACAAAAAAATTGTATTTGATAAAATGTTTCCACTGATGAATTTCAGAAAAATGGATGTCTTCAAACGAGCAGAACTTTATATCATGATGTGCATTACTGGCAACAAAGCTCCCAAAAATCATCCAAAACCTGTAGTTGACTGACAAACATACGAAGATGCTAATAGTCGATACAACTCTGTCGACAACTGATGTGTTTGACAAAGTTCAACCCTAAAAGTGACTATTTATATTCAGTTTTCACAATTCAATAGCCTATTCAATCAAGACACGAACAGTTAGATCTGAGtcccaaattacataaaagagtTGGTAAAACTATTGAGTAGATGAACTCAATTAAGCAATTTTGGTGCACAAAATAGCATCTTGATATCTAAAATAAAGACCAGGTAAAAAGTAACAATAGTCAGCAGACGTCCTGAATGTTACACATGGAAGATGAACTCAATTAAGCAATTATGGTGCACGAAATAGCATCTTGACATCTAAAATAAAGACCAGGTAAAAAGTAACGATAGTAAGCAGATGTCCTGAATGTTACACATGGATGATAATGATTAGATATACCAGGACTTCAGCACAACCCACCTGTGGATATGCAACTGcacaaagaaaaataaaatacaagtCAGTCAGTTGATCAAAAGCAAGACATAAAAAAAGGTTAAGCTATGACTTCCAGATCATTATATagcatcaaaattcataatttcCCTAGGCCCAGCAGCAGTGCCTACCTCCAACATCACCATATCCAGATTGCTGCACAAGGAAATGGAGAgtaatttaataaatttcaaaataatatatCAACAAATAAGCACATAAATCCAAGACAGTAAAACCAGAGAGTGGAGCATACTTGTGAAGACCTGCCACCCTTCTGTTCAGCT of the Euphorbia lathyris chromosome 7, ddEupLath1.1, whole genome shotgun sequence genome contains:
- the LOC136201534 gene encoding polypyrimidine tract-binding protein homolog 3 isoform X1 produces the protein MICIVFKASLLFIMAEPSKVIHVRNVGHEISENDLLQLFQPFGVITKLVMLRAKNQALLQMQDVPSAINALQFYTNVQPTIRGRNVYVQFSSHQELTTMDQNTQGRGDEPNRILLVTIHHMLYPITVEVLHQVFSPHGFVEKIVTFQKSAGFQALIQYQLRQSAVAARTSLQGRNIYDGCCQLDIQFSNLDELQVNFNNDRSRDFTNPHLPAEQKGGRSSQQSGYGDVGVAYPQVGCAEVLVANAAAIAAAFGGGLPPGISGTNDRCTVLVSNLNPDSVDEDKLFNLFSLYGNIMRIKLLRNKPDHALVQMGDGFQAELAVHFLKGAMLFGKRIEVNFSKHPNITQGADTHEYVNSSLNRFNRNAAKNYRYCCSPTKMIHLSTLPQDITEEEIVIHLEEHGPIVNTKLFEMNGKKQALVLFETEEQATEALVCKHASSLGGSIIRISFSQLQSIRENS
- the LOC136201534 gene encoding polypyrimidine tract-binding protein homolog 3 isoform X3, whose amino-acid sequence is MAEPSKVIHVRNVGHEISENDLLQLFQPFGVITKLVMLRAKNQALLQMQDVPSAINALQFYTNVQPTIRGRNVYVQFSSHQELTTMDQNTQGRGDEPNRILLVTIHHMLYPITVEVLHQVFSPHGFVEKIVTFQKSAGFQALIQYQLRQSAVAARTSLQGRNIYDGCCQLDIQFSNLDELQVNFNNDRSRDFTNPHLPAEQKGGRSSQQSGYGDVGVAYPQVGCAEVLVANAAAIAAAFGGGLPPGISGTNDRCTVLVSNLNPDSVDEDKLFNLFSLYGNIMRIKLLRNKPDHALVQMGDGFQAELAVHFLKGAMLFGKRIEVNFSKHPNITQGADTHEYVNSSLNRFNRNAAKNYRYCCSPTKMIHLSTLPQDITEEEIVIHLEEHGPIVNTKLFEMNGKKQALVLFETEEQATEALVCKHASSLGGSIIRISFSQLQSIRENS
- the LOC136201534 gene encoding polypyrimidine tract-binding protein homolog 3 isoform X2 — translated: MICIVFKASLLFIMAEPSKVIHVRNVGHEISENDLLQLFQPFGVITKLVMLRAKNQALLQMQDVPSAINALQFYTNVQPTIRGRNVYVQFSSHQELTTMDQNTQGRGDEPNRILLVTIHHMLYPITVEVLHQVFSPHGFVEKIVTFQKSAGFQALIQYQLRQSAVAARTSLQGRNIYDGCCQLDIQFSNLDELQVNFNNDRSRDFTNPHLPAEQKGGRSSQQSGYGDVGVAYPQVANAAAIAAAFGGGLPPGISGTNDRCTVLVSNLNPDSVDEDKLFNLFSLYGNIMRIKLLRNKPDHALVQMGDGFQAELAVHFLKGAMLFGKRIEVNFSKHPNITQGADTHEYVNSSLNRFNRNAAKNYRYCCSPTKMIHLSTLPQDITEEEIVIHLEEHGPIVNTKLFEMNGKKQALVLFETEEQATEALVCKHASSLGGSIIRISFSQLQSIRENS